Part of the Streptomyces sp. WMMC500 genome is shown below.
TTGGGGACCGGCTCCGCCTCCGGGGCGGTCGCGTCCGCCGCCGGGGCCGTCGTCTCCGCCGCCGGGCCGCGGGACTGGCGGGCCAGCCACTGGCGGTAGCCCTCCGCCCGCTCCGCGTGCCAGCCCTCCTGGCCGCGGTGCAGGTCCCACGCGCCGGCCGACGCCACGTCTCCGTACCGCTCGGCTATCGCCACCGCCAGCCGGACCGCCGCCAGCGCGTCCTCCGCGGCGTCGTGCGCCCGGCCGAGCACCACCCCGTACTCCACACAGACCGCCTCCAGCGTCCTCTTGCCCTCCCGGAACGGATCCACCGTCCTGTCCATCGCGTACGGATCGATCACCGGTCCCTCCTCCCCGCCGCCCAGCCGCTCGCGCATCGAGGCGAGCCCGTGGCGGCGCAACTCCGCGGCCAGCAGCGTCAGGTCGAACGTGGCGTTGTACGCGACGACGGGCACGCCGCGCGCCCAGTGCGCCGCCAGCGCGTCCGCCACCTCGTCCGCGACCTCCGCCGCCGGCCGTCCGTGGATCGTCGCCCGTTCGTCGGTGATCCCGTGGATCGCGGTCGTCTCCGGTGGCACCGGAACGCCGGGGTCGGCCAACCACTCCCGCCTGCGCGCCGGCACGCCGCGGACTGCCTCCACGACGGCGGCGGAGACGATCCGCGCCTCCCCCGGGTCCGTCCCGGTCGTTTCCAGGTCGAAGCCGACCAGCAGCTCCCCGTACCACCCCATGGGCGCCCTCCCTGCTCCGTGGCCAGTGACTCCACACTCTCACTCGCCACTGACATACCGGACCGGAATATTCCGGTTATCGGGGAGCACGCAAGGCGCGTAGACAACGCGTGGACAAGGGGTGCCGGAACGGCCGTGGAGGAGGGCGCGCGAGGGCCGGGAGACCGGGTGCGGACGCGTCAGGAGACCGGGCGCGCGTCCGTCCAGAAGCTCTCGAACTCCTCCCGGTACACCTCGAAGAGCCCCGGCTCGCCGCCGCCCTCGCCGTGCACCAGCTCCCGCCGCGCCGCCCGCAGCACCAGCGCCGGCGCCTCCGCGCCGCGCGCCCGCCGCAGGTACGTCTGCACCACGCCGAGCCCGTCCGGCCGGTCGCCGTTGATCAGGTACGCCGTGAACCGCGGCGTCTCGTCGAAGACCCGGATGTCGAACGCCCCCGCCGGGTCCCCGCCGCTCTGCGGGCGCAGCCTGGACCGTACGCGGCGCATGTGGATGATGTTCGTCTCCACCGCCCGCGCCAGCTCGCCCCGCTTCATGCCCAGTTCGCGCTCCCGCCGGCGCACCGTGCTGCTCGCCGGGTTGAGGAAGAGCAGCCGGATGCGGCAGCCGCTCTCCGCGAGCCGGCCCAGGCGGCGGCCGGAGTAGTTCTGCACCAGCAGGTTGAGCCCGATGCCGATCGCGTCCAGCCGCCGGGCGCCTCCGAAGAGATCCTCCGCGGGCAGCGCGCGCTGCAGCCCGACCCGGTCGGGGTGGACGCCGACCACGTCCGCGTACCGGTCGCCGACCAGGTCCTCCACCGCGTCGACGGGCATCCGGTCCGCTGACGGCGGCTGGTCGTCGGCGCCGAGGAGGCGCAGCAGCCGGCTCGCGGCGCGCTCGGCCTGCGCCAGCACGGTGCCGGACAGGGCGCGGTTGCGGGAGACGACGTTGCGGGCGACCTCCAGCTCGTCGAGCGCCAGTTCCAGGTCGCGCCGGTCGTCGAGGTAGGGCTCGAAGCACGGCCAGTGCTGCACCATCAACTCGCGCAACTGCGGCAGCGTCAGGAAACTGATGACGTTGTCGTCTGCGGGGTCGAGCAGGTAGCCCTTGCGCCGGCTGACCTCCCGCACCGCGACCGCCCGCTGCACCCACTCCTGGCCCGCCGGCCCCGCCGCGGCGACGACCCACTCCTCGCCGTGCACCGGCTCGTAGACGGGCCGCAGCACCGAGGCGACGACGGAGCGCAGCCGCTGCTCGACGACGTTCAGCCAGATGTACGCCCGTCCCGCGCGCGCCGCGCGGGTGCGCACCTCGTCCCAGTCGTCCTCGCCCCAGCCGATCTCCGCGCCGATCTCCATCGGCCGGGCCAGCGACACCGTCCCGGGCGGCGGTGGCGCGCCCGGTGGCGGCTCGGTCGAGCCGCCGCCCCCGCGGCCCTCATCCTCAGGACCGCCTGCCGGGGGCAGCTCAAGACCGCCCGCACCCACGCCCGTACCGCCTTCCGCGCCCAGCTCCACGATCACGGCAGCGTACTGCCACGATCTCCGGGGCGCACCCTGAACGGGTCACGGGTAACCCAACTGCCGTGCGGTGCTTCGCGGTTGTCACCCGGGCGGAGGGCGGACGGCGAGCAGGATCCCCGCGAGCAGCGCGGCGATGTTCCACGCGTCGTCCACGCCACGGTGGTGGGTGCCCTCCAGCTCGCGCCCGGCGTGTGCCAGCGCCTCGGCCATCCCCGGCTCGCGGCCGAGGCCGTGGGCGAGCGCGTAGAGCGTCTTGGCGTTCACGTGCCGCCTGCCGAAGGGGTATGCGACGCCCGCGGCCGTGCACTGCCGTTCGAACTGCCGCCGGTCGTAGTCCCCCCAGCTCGCCCAGACCCGCTGCCGCGACCCGTACTCGCGCCGCAGCAGCGCGCACGCCTCGGCGAACGGGACGCCGGCCGCGACCTGTTCGGGGGTGAGCGTGGTCAGCCGGGTGCAGAAGGCGCTCACCTCGGAGCGCTCGGGCCGCACCAGCACCGACCGCCGCGACACCCGTTCACCGGTGGGCACGTCCAGCTCGCAGAGTCCGATCTCGATGATCTCCGGGGCCATCCCGGCGGGCGGCTCGCCCTCCCAGCAGGTGGCTTCGACGTCGACGACGAGAACGCGGTCGAGGAGTTGCGTGGCCATGCGCACCAGCCAAGCACGGGGCACGCGCGCGCCGCGCGCCGTTTTCCGGGGGCCGGGCGTCGCGCGGGGCGCACTCCGGCGCTTCCATCGCGGCGCGTTATGGGAAGTTGTGATTACCGCGAACCCGCGGTTTCCGGAATCCTGACCCCTGGTACTTCCCTGGCCCTCCACGCGCGGGTCCACCCAGCCCGCGTGCCATCGGAAACGAGGAACCTTGCGAATATCCAGATCGCTCCCCACACTCGTCGCCGCCCTGCTGGCCGCCCTCACCCTGGGCGGCACCGCGGTGGCCGCGGACCACACGTCCGCCCGCGGCGCCACCGACGTGTACGCGGCGGCCCAGGCCCGTACGCCCGAAGGGCCGCCGTCCACGAAGATCATCGGCGGCGGCTACGCCCAGAGCGGCCCGTGGGCCGCGCGGCTGTTCTCCAACGGCCGCCAGACGTGCAGCGCGTCGATCATCGCGCCCACCTGGATCCTCACCGCCAAGCACTGCGTCGGCGGCGGCGGGCTCTCCTTCCGCATCGGCAGCCTCGACCAGACCAGCGGCGGCACCCTCGCCAACGGCGTGCAGACCTACACCCACTCCTCCGACCTGGCGCTGGTCCGGATCGACCGGTCCGTCTCCACCACGTACGCCACGCTCGGCCAGCCCGGCTCGGTGACGGTCGGCCAGAACGTCCAGGTCTACGGGTGGGGCGCCACCTCGCAGTGCGGCTCCGAGATCAACTGCCAGTCCCAGTACCTGAAGGTCGCCAACGTCACCGTCACCGGCGGCTGCGGTGACGCCTACGGCGGCAACGCCATCTGCGCCCGGCGCGGCGACGGCATCACCGCCGGCGGCGACTCCGGCGGGCCGATGATGGCGAACGGCGTCCAGGTCGGCGTCGCGTCCACCAGCGACCGGCAGACCACCACCGCGTACACGAACGTCACGCGGTACCGCTCCTGGATCCAGTCCATCGCCGGTGTCTGAGGCCCACGGGCCGTACGGCACCTGAAGCCGGACGGATGTCCCCGGTTCGTTCGCCGGCACGCCCGAACCCGGCGCATCCGTCCACTCTCCGCCCGCCTGCCCCGCCTGTCCCGCCTGACTGCGCGCGGGGCAGGCGGGCGGACCTCTCGTGGGCGCGGCCGCCTCCTCCCCGTGGCCCCACTCGCAGCGCTCCGCCGCGGCCAACCCGGCCGCGGCGGAGCGCCGCCATGTCCAGGTGCCGATCCCTTGCCGCGTTCCGGCCACGTTCGAAAGACTGGGCGGCATGACCGCATGGAACGACCGGTTCGACCTGAGCGACGCCCGGTGGCGCAAGACCAGTTACAGCGACTCCGACATGACCGCCTGCCTGGAGGTGGCCGACGGCTTCCACGTCACCCTGGTCCCGGTGCGCGACAGCAAGGACCCGCACGGCCCCGCCCTGGTCTTCACCGCGGACGCCTGGGAGGCGTTCGTCGACGGCGTCAAGTCCGGGGACTTCGGGGCGTAACCCCGCGGCCGGCTCCGGGGCACGGCCGGGGTCCGGCGCCCGGCCGGTAGCGTGGGTGCCGTGGACGACCCCGCGCGCTCCCCGGACCTCTTCCCGCCCGGCCTGCCGGTCCTCACCGAGATGCGCCGGCACGCCTCCGGGCGGGCCTGGCTGGCGGAACTGCCTGCCCTGGTGGAGAAGTTGCGTACGCGCTGGTCGCTGCGGTTCGGCGCCCCGTTCCCGGGCGGAAGCTGCTCGTGGGTGGCGCCGGCGCACCTGCCGGACGGCACGGCCGCCGTGTTCAAGGTGACGTGGCCGCACCGCGAGGCCGCGGGTGAGGGCGAGGGCCTGCGGATCTGGGACGGGCGCGGCGCCGTGCGCCTCCTCGGCCACGACCCCGAGCACTACGCCCTGCTCCTGGAGCGGTGCAGGCCGGGCACCGAACTCGGCGCCGCCGACGAGCTGGGCGCCGAACACCGGCTGCGGCTCGGCGCCGGGGTGCTGCGCGAGCTGTGGAGCGCCCCGGTGCCGCGGGACTGCGGTCTGGAGCGGGTGGCGGACGTCTGCGCCGAGTGGGCCGACCTCGTCGAGGAGCGGATGGAGCGGCTGCGCCCCGGGTACGACGCCGGGCTCGTCGCCCACGGCGCGCGGCTGCTGCGCGAACTGCCGGGCGGCGCCGTACGCGAGGTGGTCGTGCACGGCGACTTCAACCCCGGCAACGTCCTGGCCGCGGACCGCCGCCCCTGGCTGGCCATCGACGCCAAGCCGATGACCGGCGACCCGGGCTACGACCCGTTCCCGCTGCTGGAGCAGATCGACGACCCCTTCGCCGCCGCCGACCCGCCGCGCACGGTCGCCGCCCGGCTGGCGCTGCTCGCGGACGAGCTGGGCGAGGACGCGGGGCGGCTGGCGGCGTGGGCGGTGGCC
Proteins encoded:
- a CDS encoding aminoglycoside phosphotransferase family protein, giving the protein MDDPARSPDLFPPGLPVLTEMRRHASGRAWLAELPALVEKLRTRWSLRFGAPFPGGSCSWVAPAHLPDGTAAVFKVTWPHREAAGEGEGLRIWDGRGAVRLLGHDPEHYALLLERCRPGTELGAADELGAEHRLRLGAGVLRELWSAPVPRDCGLERVADVCAEWADLVEERMERLRPGYDAGLVAHGARLLRELPGGAVREVVVHGDFNPGNVLAADRRPWLAIDAKPMTGDPGYDPFPLLEQIDDPFAAADPPRTVAARLALLADELGEDAGRLAAWAVARRVETALWSAEHGDVAGGAEVMGEARLLADVAGV
- a CDS encoding trypsin-like serine protease; translation: MYAAAQARTPEGPPSTKIIGGGYAQSGPWAARLFSNGRQTCSASIIAPTWILTAKHCVGGGGLSFRIGSLDQTSGGTLANGVQTYTHSSDLALVRIDRSVSTTYATLGQPGSVTVGQNVQVYGWGATSQCGSEINCQSQYLKVANVTVTGGCGDAYGGNAICARRGDGITAGGDSGGPMMANGVQVGVASTSDRQTTTAYTNVTRYRSWIQSIAGV
- a CDS encoding DUF397 domain-containing protein — encoded protein: MTAWNDRFDLSDARWRKTSYSDSDMTACLEVADGFHVTLVPVRDSKDPHGPALVFTADAWEAFVDGVKSGDFGA
- a CDS encoding exonuclease domain-containing protein, whose amino-acid sequence is MGWYGELLVGFDLETTGTDPGEARIVSAAVVEAVRGVPARRREWLADPGVPVPPETTAIHGITDERATIHGRPAAEVADEVADALAAHWARGVPVVAYNATFDLTLLAAELRRHGLASMRERLGGGEEGPVIDPYAMDRTVDPFREGKRTLEAVCVEYGVVLGRAHDAAEDALAAVRLAVAIAERYGDVASAGAWDLHRGQEGWHAERAEGYRQWLARQSRGPAAETTAPAADATAPEAEPVPKRGFGPDGAVA
- a CDS encoding 3'-5' exonuclease, encoding MATQLLDRVLVVDVEATCWEGEPPAGMAPEIIEIGLCELDVPTGERVSRRSVLVRPERSEVSAFCTRLTTLTPEQVAAGVPFAEACALLRREYGSRQRVWASWGDYDRRQFERQCTAAGVAYPFGRRHVNAKTLYALAHGLGREPGMAEALAHAGRELEGTHHRGVDDAWNIAALLAGILLAVRPPPG
- a CDS encoding SAV2148 family HEPN domain-containing protein — encoded protein: MPPAGGPEDEGRGGGGSTEPPPGAPPPPGTVSLARPMEIGAEIGWGEDDWDEVRTRAARAGRAYIWLNVVEQRLRSVVASVLRPVYEPVHGEEWVVAAAGPAGQEWVQRAVAVREVSRRKGYLLDPADDNVISFLTLPQLRELMVQHWPCFEPYLDDRRDLELALDELEVARNVVSRNRALSGTVLAQAERAASRLLRLLGADDQPPSADRMPVDAVEDLVGDRYADVVGVHPDRVGLQRALPAEDLFGGARRLDAIGIGLNLLVQNYSGRRLGRLAESGCRIRLLFLNPASSTVRRRERELGMKRGELARAVETNIIHMRRVRSRLRPQSGGDPAGAFDIRVFDETPRFTAYLINGDRPDGLGVVQTYLRRARGAEAPALVLRAARRELVHGEGGGEPGLFEVYREEFESFWTDARPVS